One Canis lupus baileyi chromosome 1, mCanLup2.hap1, whole genome shotgun sequence genomic window, TTCCTCATAGGTAAGGTGCATTTTTTCTTCTGGTTAcctataaaattttctttgtctttggtttcctgaaatttgaatagaatatgtttacatgtgttttttttttttttaatccattggtGGTTTTTGAtcttcttggatctgtggtttggtgtctgtcaTCACATTTGGAAAAAACCCAACTGTCCTTTCTTGTAATATTACTGTCCTATtatgtctctctcttctttgtcttcctttgGCATTTCAGTCGTGCACATGTAACACTATTTGATGGAAGGAGGgatagaggaaggaggaggaggaagaaagaaagaaagaaagaaagaaagaaagaaagaaagaaagaaagaaagaagagagaaatgacaaAATGAGGGAAGCAGTACGTTGAGAGAGTGAATTAaggtagaaagaaggaagagaggggagggtatttgaaagaggaaagagaggggaagtaggggatagagagagaaaaagatgagaagaaaacagaggtaatAGAGTGAAGAGGGGAAAGTGAAGGgagacaagaagaaagagaagaagaaaatgagggaaataaaggaaggataattttcaaatgataaaaacatAATTCTCAAAATAGATGAATATGTGCCAAAGATTATGTAATCCATTAGTTAGGGAACTAGATATAAACAAAGCTGATTCAAAAGACAAATGAGGAATGCTTGGGTAGCCCAGCAGTTGtatgtctaccttcagctcagagcgttatcctggggttctggggtggagtcctgcatagggctccctgcaggaagcctgcttctccctctgcctatgtctttgcctctctctctctgtgtctctcatgaataaataaatagaaataaataaaatcttgggatgcctggatggctcagaggttgggcgtctgcctttggctcaggtcctgatcccagaatccgggatcgagtcccacatcgggctccttgcatggagcctgcttctccctctgcctctgtctctgcctctgtctctgtgtctctcatgaataaataaataaataaactgtttttaaaaaaataaaaataaataaaatatttaaaaagaaaaagacaaatgaaacacTAGgattttttataggaaaaaaagaagttctgAGTTAAATACAAAACTAGCTAATGTCTGATTTaatggcattattattttttaaaattttggtggaAGGTCACCTTCTCTACCAAACAGAAAAGATAGTCATCGTGACTTAGCAGTTTTGCAGAACTGTAAAAAGCTTAGACCTTGATTAATAGTGCAAACAAAGTAACATTCCATTTTGGGGATGAGATTATCTTTAAATGGGCCTGTTAGAAAATACGCCTAACTTGACATGAAAAGGGcccataaatcatttttttttctttattcacatgtttcaaataatttttcttagcagaaggaaagaaatttggAGCTCCATTCACTATCCTTCCCActttccaatagaaaaaaaatgatctctgTGCCGCATTCACCATCCAGGATTTGGTTCCTAAGATTCTACAAGTTTATTTTGGTTGTGACTGAGAACAACAGGTATGTACCTGCTGTACCTTTCTGCTCTGAATGAAAACATCCAGAATGGAATGAGAGGTCATCCTGCCCCTTTTTCCAcattcctcccttttcttttaggattttatttagttcttcatgagagactcagagagagtcagagacacaggcagagggagaagctggctccatgtaggcggccccacatgggacttgatcgcaggtctccaggaccatgcaccaggctgaaggcaggcaccaaaaactgcccagccacccaggcgtcccaactccTCCCTTTTCTAAAGCTCATCCCTACTCCCAACTAGAAGAATCTATACACTGAAACTGAAAATCATAGAATTCTGGAATCCTCAAACATTAGAACAACAGATTCTGAGAAccatggaatcttaaaaaaaaaaaaaaaaaaaaaaaaaaaaagccagcttcAAGAAGCTCAGTCTTGGAATGATCCCATAAAACATCTCCTATAATGGGTCTTCTTGGACAATGCATGAAATTCTCCAGGCCCTAATCTTATCTCCTTAGAAAAAAGTATTCAATTCTAGGTACTCTCCCTTGTACTACAGCCAAAAGAGAGGCTAATAGATTTCTTCAGGTTCCCGTGTCCTTTCTCCACTCAGCTTTTCCTAATCCTGGCTTCATGCCCAGCGGCGCACTAATTTTCATTTGAActgatatttattaagtgcttgtTGTGTGCCATAACTCACCAAGTAGTCCCCCAAACCCAAAAGATCAAACAATCATTTGTCCCATTTCCTAGAtaaaaaaactgaggcacagatacTGTCCAAGGTGTATTCAGGGAATCTTAGAATCATGCCATTTTATAACTGTCAGATGATGCTAAAAACCTCACACTACTTGAGTTCTTTATCCTGggccaaattttaaaaaccctatgaGGGAAGTACTATTGTCATCTCCCAAATACAGAGGACAAAGGCTCCAAGAGGGAGGTTCACTTTCCTAGGGGCTTCATGTCTGTCAGTCTCCAGACACGTTAGAGTGCTGCCTCCTGTATAGCATTGTCCATATGCCCTATCCTGTAAGCTGGACATTTGCGTTAGAAGGTACCCTGCTTGTCAAACAcacagctcagtgcctggcacaggatgacaataaataaataatgacatcCTCAGTAGCATCACAGTATTTCTTGGTCCCAGAGGAGAGCCATGTGACTAGACATAAAATGATCCAGGCTCCATTTCATGCTTATATCCCATGAACCCCAAATCATTCTCTCTCCATTCACTTtgctctgtgtttgtctctcttcgtatctctttgtgtctttgtctctctctccctgttcatCTCTACCTCTGAGTCAATGGTTTTTTAATaatgagagagggaggaaaagaggagagagagcactagcTCTCTGGGTTCCTCTTGTCTCTTCTTCCTTGACCATAtgtctctttctcagtctcactgaagctttttttttttcttcctgtcctatatatatatttttttttctgattgtctctccctctcttggtttctttgaattttctttgtctctgtgtcttccttgATACCTATCTTTgactcattctctctcccactctccccctctctctgctctatTTTGGTCTCACTCTAGTTCTAGTTCTCTGcacacttctttcttttcttttcttttcttttttctttcttttcttttcttttagtattttacttatttttttttatttgagagagtgtgtgcatgcatgggtgGTGAGGGGAGTAGGGGGAGAATAAGCCAACTCCAGGCTGAGCATAGAGCTGACGCCAGGGCTCCCCTGtacccttcttttttctttgtttctctctagTCTTGGTCTCTATCTCCATCACACGAAACCTGGCACAATCAGCCTCTCTTTATGTTTCTCTGCAGCTATTTTGACTCTTTAACTTGCTTACACCATTGAGTTCAAGCGCCTTCACTCCTGGCTTCTTGCCTAGAGTGGGATGGTGAGAGGGACTGCTCTAAGGACACCTCTCCTTTCCTGTCTGAATGGGAAGACAAGACTCAACCACCACCATCACAGACAATTAAGGAACTAGTCCTGAaggtgtaagtgtgtgtgtgttgtggggaaGGTCAGAATGGAAGGGAGAAGCCAGAGCTGGGAGGGTCCTAGGAGGCAGCCTAGAGCTAACTCTTATCCCAGAAAAGACATCATAGCAGCCCATTGAAAATCTAAAAGATGGTGCTGTGTGAGTCACTCTGTTTTCCCAGAATCCCTACCACTTCTCTCGGACACAAGATGCCTCAAATCAGCCAGCCAGGCCTATTCCAAAACTGGCAGGTTCCCTAAGGGATTCATTTTCCATATCTGAGAATCAGGACATATGAGAAGGGCATTTGATTTTAATAACACATATAGGTAGGTTATAATACCCTAGAATTTTGTTTCAGGACAGtacaaatttacaaatatttggtacaaaaagagttaaaaatcatTTACTTAGATTAATACAGAGAACAATCAGTTCACCATGATTCTAGAGATGGTCTTCCCCTCTGGAGACTGGGATTCAAAGATCGTCTCTATATCTTAGACTTTGGAAATCAatgtacgcacacacacacataccagcaAGGTCCTGATAAACAAACATGAGTAATCTTTGATTATCACTATTTAATATCACCTGGAGGAAAAACAAGACTGAATAAAACcctttcagggtgcctgggtgactcaattgattgagcatccgattcttggttttggctcaggtcatgatctcagggggtgagatcgagctccacattgggctctgtgcttggtgtggaatctgcttgagattatttctcctccccctcccatcccttctgctcctcctcctgcttgcactctgtctttctctttctaaaaataaataaaatcttttttaaaaatcctttcaattGAGTTATTTCTTTTGCTATTCTGAATCTTCATCtcactatattttttaattattaattaggGTCTGGCAAAGAGAAAGGAGTCATCTTTGTTCTCTaccaagaacattttttaaagattttgtttatttattcatgaaagacacccagagagaggcagagacatagcagaaggagaagcaggcctcccacagggagcatgatgcaggacttgatcccaggaccccaggatcatgaactgagacaaagacagacactcaaccactgagccacccagatgtccctacaaAAACTTTCTAAAACAGTATGACTACCTTATTTTTGATAGATTccagaaactgaggccaagagggTTAGGCAACTCACCAATGAAGAAAAGGTGAAGCGGAATTTTGAACCCAGATTGTCTGATTCCTAAATGCAATAGCCTAAAAATGATGTTCAACAGCCTCCCATATCCTGCCAAGACTTTTTGAACTAGGGATCAAGCTGAGAGACTGGAAATATGAAGAAAGAGGGATGGCCCCAGCGGATTTCCCTGGGTGAATTCAATCCATCTTTATTCAGGTGGGAGATTATAAGTTATATAACCACCACCTCCCCCAGATAAAGCAATATCCTCTCTAATGGCCTCCATACCCGGAAAACATGAATCTCAGGGTGTTCAGATTTCTGTACAGCTGATTTCCCAGAACATATTTAAGCAGGATCTGGTGTCCTGGACACAACCCCTCAACCTGGCACCATGGAGCTAGGAGGGGCCTTCACCATCTTCTTGGCACTCTCCTTGTCTTGTCTACTCATCCTCATTGCCTGGAAACGGAACAGCAAGGGGGGGAAGCTTCCCCCTGGTCCCACACCAATACCCTTCCTGGGGAATGTGCTGCAAGTCCGTACTGATGCCACTTTTCAGTCTTTTATGAAGGTAAGTCTAATTACTCTTCTCACAGAATTGGAAGCAACTAattatatagacacacacacgtATAACCTTCTAGCATCTAAAACACAGACTCTTGGAAACTAGACTCCATAAACTTTAGAATACTGAAACTCTGAAATCTTAAACTCTAGGAATACAGACTCCTGGCACACTGGACCTTAAGACTCTCACAAACTCAGGACTTTGGAATCATAGCACCTTACACCCTTAAACACAAGAACTTGTGCACTCCTTTGGACTTAGAACTTTGACACTTAGTATCATGAAATCTTAGGGTTCTAGAAATTGAGCattgcagagaaagaagcataGATCTTGGAGTTCAGCTCATCCAGGTCCaccatattacagatgaggaaactaagactttAGAGGCATTGGGGGTCTTACACAGCATCATAGAAGCCAACAcatctgtgctttttttctcaaTGGTCCTTCCAAGCCCAAGACTCACCTACATTTGTACCTCTTGAAATTTCCACCCTAAAGTCCTTGATTGGTCTGTACTTGGTGCTCCAATCAGCTCCCTTCTCTTATGCCTTCCTTCACTCTCAGCTCAGGGAGAAGTATGGCCCAATCTTCACCGTGTACATGGGTCCCCGGCCAGTAGTTGTTTTATGTGGACATGAGGCAGTGAAGGAGGCCTTAGTTGACCGAGCAGATGAGTTCAGTGGCCGTGGAGAATTGGCTTCAATAGAGCGAAACTTCCAAGGTCATGgtaagtaaaaacaacaacagcaacaacaacagcaacgaAATGATGATAATATACTTCCTATGTCCCAGGTTCTTTGATAAGTACTCTGCAGTGTTGCATAGCCTGCATTATTGCATTGACTCCTTTGAAAGAACTATTAATGTCTTActaattttgcaaatgaggaagtGAGGGTGGAAACGTTAGGTAATACTACACAATAAGTGGAGAACCATTTTGTTTTCAACCCAAACCATCTGATTCTTCAGTATCTgctgcattatttgtttttaatggattAATGACACTGTGTACCCACTGAAGCCCTTACAGCCAACCTTACTTCTCATTTctctatacatacacacatacccagCCCATAGATCTCTGCCACCTCCATTTAGGTTGATATCTTTCTAGTGTGTCCTATATATCCATCTCTAACTGCTCACGCCCTGCAATTCCAAGCAGCCTCATGTTATTCTTTCTCTacttccatccacccatctattgctatatatttccttccatttatctAATTTTCCATTGATCCATACATCCGccaaaaacattcatttattaatttgccTTTCTGTACAAATTTCTTTCTATCCAATTTATCTGTACATCTATGAATTAATTTTCCATTTACCCATCTATCCATCattccacccatccattcattaaCCCTTACATTATTTACCGATCTTTTAGTCTTTCAATGCACAGATCTTTCCaatcatttatccattcatcgcaAACTATCTATCCATTAATCCTTTACTCATCCATTGAGCCTTTCATCCACTATCAGTCATTATCAGTCATCCCAGTCAAAAATTCTTCCTTCCATTCATTAAGCcaccaaaataatttcattaaatttccAAACATTAATTATCAATCCATGTACATCTGgtaatttctaaatgtttcttaCTACAGGGTAGCTCCTTTTGGGTAGGTCTATTGACGTACAGGTGTGAGCTTCTGCgtacatgtatgcatatatctACAGAATCCAAGTGGTACATAGAAAATAGAAGTAGTTCTCCATTCCAGGGTACTGTATATGACATTATATTTATACCTTCCTCCACATTCCTATGCATCTAACCAGTTATTTATCCAGTTCTAGGTCTTTATCCTATAAGAAATACTCCTGATCTCTCCCAATCACTCCTAGCCTGacttcctttcctgtttttgagAGTCTTGTAGGGAGGGAACCATAATCAATCCATCAAGCCTGGGAGGTTGAGAGGGGCTTCCCTGAGACAAGAGTCTAATATTTGTTTCTAATACTGCTTTCATAATTTGTCCTCCTTGTGTAGCATAGAGTTAGACACAGGAAGGGGAGGGTAGGCAGGAGGTTGACACAGAGATTTTGGCAGGTGTAGCTCTGGCTAATGGAGAACGATGGAGGATCCTCCGACGCTTCTCCCTGACCATTCTTCGGGACTTCGGAATGGGAAAGCGGAGCATTGAGGAGAGAATCCAGGAGGAGGCTGGCTTCTTACTAGAGGAATTACGGAAGACCAAAGGTATGGGGGCCACCAGGGACAGGGCTAAAAGGTGACTGAATGGCTATATAGAGTTCAGTAGTGAGAAGATAGGCCTTGGCAGAGGAAAGCTCTAGAATGGTAGAGGATGAAAAAGACTAAGGGTTTACTGAGATTTCCAGCTAGGTTCCACGTTAAAATTAACATGAAGCCCCTTAAAGACCACTAGTTCAGAAGATTTAATCAGTGGATTTCCGGGATTTTGTGAGCTCCTGAAATCATGTGCGGACTTCTGCAATATGTAAATTAGTGTCTTTTTCTGGTGACAGGATcaaatttaatttacatatatatgtatacataaaatacatacatacaattatCATAAAAaccacataatataaaattttaccaTCCTAACCATTCCTAAGTGTCTTTGTCAGTGTACTTGCATTGTTGTGAAACAGAtctttagaactttttcatcttgcaaatctgAAATTCTATGCccatttgattctattttttaaggaatctgaTCCTTGTCCCCAAACAAGGTCTGGAACCAATGGGATttagaggaaaaaagacaaagcagCTAAGCAATATAGATACGAATAAATAAGGTATAGAGAGATAAATTTCTCTAAATCAGAGTTTTTCTCCTAGTTTTCATGGATGCTGATTAAACAGTCTATGTAAAGGCTTTGAATGTCCATGTACCCccagaaattatttgcaaaattgTGTATCTGTGAATATGAGCATTGTTCTGGAGAAATTGATCCCTGATCTAGGATCCTGTTTTAGATGTGCAGCTGAGGCCAACAGAAGAATTTTCTGAATAGCTCAAATGGAATCATTGATAGAGATACTCAGAATCCAgccatccttttttaaaaaatgtgtcccATGCATGACTTCTTTCCCAAATCTGTGACTCTACAGCACAAATACAGTTCAATACTAATACCAAAAAGTAATGATTAAACTCCATCAACATTTCTTGAGTGCTTACTTAAACATGACAAGGACTGTGAAAGCATTTCACATGGATAATTACATCGAAGCCTCAGGCTGAGTGGTTACTAAACCAATTTGCAGACTGGGAGATCTAGactcaaaacacaaaaatgaagtaACTAACACATGCTATTAGGCAGTGGAGCCAGGACTCATATCCATCCCTGAATGATTCCCCATCCCATGCTTCTAATCATTGTCTCCAACCTAGATAATTTCCATCATCCAGGTTCTCCCATCGAACCCACCTTCTTCCTGAGCCGCACTGTCTCCAATGTCATCAGTTCTGTCGTCTTTGGAAGCCGCTTTGACTACGAAGACAAGCAGTTCCTGAAGCTGCTGCAAATGATCAACGAGAGTTTCATTGAGATGAGCACACCCTGGGCACAGGTGCCCACCAActacctccctgcccacccccaatcTCAGTTAACTAATCACCTGCCAATCCTCACTTAATCCTCCCCCCACAATCCTGGGAGGCAAGTGTCAATACATCCCAAGTCTCCAAGAAGCAAATGGACTCACCCAATCCTCAGACCCAGAACTGGATGTTCAGCCCAGGTCACTGACTCCAGATGCCTATGCTGGCCCCAGGCGCCCATTGCTGACAAACCCCCTTTGCCTATTCCCCACAGCTATATGACATGTATtctggaatcatgcaatatttgccAGGAAGACACAATCGCATCTACTACTTGATAGAAGAACTCAAGGACTTCATTGCCTCTAGAGTGAAGATCAATGAAGCATCTCTTGATCCACAAAACCCTAGGGACTTCATTGACTGTTTCCTCATCAAGATGCACCAGGTacctcttcccctttctccaatcctttttttctcatcatcTTATTCCCTAGCACCTGCAACTTTAATTTGCAAACATGTTGGAGCCAAAGAGCAAGCATTGTTTCACATGGttgacttttatttataaatgagatcTAGAAACTGTAAAGGCATACATAAAGtcttacacttttaaaataaactttgaatCTCAAAACTGCAGGAGCAAAGATCCTTGAAACTTAAGCCTTTTAAATCATTTGTGATTACAACTGCCAGAGacttacaaataaagaaaaccagaatgaGTATTTATAGTCTTAGAATCTGTGAAGCTTAGGCTTTAAGAATTTGAGAAGCTTAAGAGTTTAAGCTTTAAATTTAAAAGTCTTAGAGATATAGAAATTTAGAAGCTTAATATAGAAATTTAGAAACTTCTGTATCATAAAGTCttagaattttagaaatttttatgtatatttttattatacaaaCCTTTCTTGATTTTTTGTTATAAACTTggaaatgtataattatatagcttaatgtcctagaactTTCAAATCTCTACTTTTTTCTCCTCACATTCTTTCCACTGTCTACTCCAACCACTACTGGCCTCCTCCTTGCTGTTCTGCTACATACCAGGCAcactcctgccccaggacctttgctcGGCTATTTCTTCTCCCAGATAGTCATTTGGTTTACTCATCTATTGTGTTTtaacaaagggagaaaataagaAGATAATGACAGAAGAGGGTGATTCTGTGTCCTATCCCTCTTGTTTTCAGGATACAAATAATCCCCACACAGAATTCAACCTCAAGAACTTGGTCCTGACCACTCTCAACCTCTTCTTTGCTGGCACAGAGACTGTGAGCTCTACACTACGTTATGGATTACTGCTAATGATGAAGCATCCTGAGGTAGAAGGTGAGTGTCCACCTGAGCtgcttacctggtgactctcactCCCAAGGAGGAAGAATACATAATCTTGAAACCTTAGAAACCCAGGGCCCTACACTCTTCACACTTAAGAATCTCAGGCTATGGGATCTTACAATCTCTGATTTAGAAGGTCATTTAATTAATCTTCTACTTTGTGCCTGTGTTAGTTTCCTATGGCTACTGTAATAAATTACCAGAAACTTAGTAGCCTAAAGTAGCATAGATTTATTATCCTATAGTTCTGGATTTCAGGAGTTCACACGGGCTTTCACTAGGTGGAACCAAGGTAGAATTAGATTCCTTGCCTTTTCAGCATCAAGAGTGTATTCCTTGCATTCTTGGGCTCATgacccttcttccatcttcaaagccagcagcgtagtatcttcaaatctctctgcCTCAATTGCCATATTTCCTCTGACTCTGACCTTTCTGCTTTACACTTATATAGACACTTGTAATTATATTTAGGGCCAACctggataatctccccatcttaAGAGCCTTAACttgataatgttttcaaagtccCTTTTGTCCTCTATGGTAACATGCAcaagttccagggattaggagGTAGATATCTTTGATGGTCATTATTTAGCTGACTGTAGTGCCAGAATCCAATAGGAT contains:
- the LOC140625063 gene encoding cytochrome P450 2G1 isoform X3, producing MELGGAFTIFLALSLSCLLILIAWKRNSKGGKLPPGPTPIPFLGNVLQVRTDATFQSFMKILAGVALANGERWRILRRFSLTILRDFGMGKRSIEERIQEEAGFLLEELRKTKGSPIEPTFFLSRTVSNVISSVVFGSRFDYEDKQFLKLLQMINESFIEMSTPWAQLYDMYSGIMQYLPGRHNRIYYLIEELKDFIASRVKINEASLDPQNPRDFIDCFLIKMHQDTNNPHTEFNLKNLVLTTLNLFFAGTETVSSTLRYGLLLMMKHPEVEAKIHEEIDQVIGPHRIPSVDDRAKMPYTDAVIHEIQRLTDIVPMGVPHNVIRDTHFRGYLLPKGTDVFPLLGSVLKDPKYFRYPDAFYPQHFLDEQGRFKKNEAFVPFSSGKRICLGEAMARMELFLYFTSILQNFSLHSLVPPADIDITPRVSGFGNIPPTYELCLKAR
- the LOC140625063 gene encoding cytochrome P450 2G1 isoform X2; its protein translation is MELGGAFTIFLALSLSCLLILIAWKRNSKGGKLPPGPTPIPFLGNVLQVRTDATFQSFMKLREKYGPIFTVYMGPRPVVVLCGHEAVKEALVDRADEFSGRGELASIERNFQGHGVALANGERWRILRRFSLTILRDFGMGKRSIEERIQEEAGFLLEELRKTKGSPIEPTFFLSRTVSNVISSVVFGSRFDYEDKQFLKLLQMINESFIEMSTPWAQLYDMYSGIMQYLPGRHNRIYYLIEELKDFIASRVKINEASLDPQNPRDFIDCFLIKMHQDTNNPHTEFNLKNLVLTTLNLFFAGTETVSSTLRYGLLLMMKHPEVEAKIHEEIDQVIGPHRIPSVDDRAKMPYTDAVIHEIQRLTDIVPMGVPHNVIRDTHFRGYLLPKGTDVFPLLGSVLKDPKYFRYPDAFYPQHFLDEQGRFKKNEAFVPFSSGKRICLGEAMARMELFLYFTSILQNFSLHSLVPPADIDITPRVSGFGNIPPTYELCLKAR
- the LOC140625063 gene encoding cytochrome P450 2G1 isoform X1, coding for MAGWKAGTTRTMALSALLLLTVFIGLLLLWVHPASRGCLPQGPWPLLFLGNILQIDHKGFLKTFQALREKYGPIFTVYMGPRPVVVLCGHEAVKEALVDRADEFSGRGELASIERNFQGHGVALANGERWRILRRFSLTILRDFGMGKRSIEERIQEEAGFLLEELRKTKGSPIEPTFFLSRTVSNVISSVVFGSRFDYEDKQFLKLLQMINESFIEMSTPWAQLYDMYSGIMQYLPGRHNRIYYLIEELKDFIASRVKINEASLDPQNPRDFIDCFLIKMHQDTNNPHTEFNLKNLVLTTLNLFFAGTETVSSTLRYGLLLMMKHPEVEAKIHEEIDQVIGPHRIPSVDDRAKMPYTDAVIHEIQRLTDIVPMGVPHNVIRDTHFRGYLLPKGTDVFPLLGSVLKDPKYFRYPDAFYPQHFLDEQGRFKKNEAFVPFSSGKRICLGEAMARMELFLYFTSILQNFSLHSLVPPADIDITPRVSGFGNIPPTYELCLKAR